In Candidatus Woesearchaeota archaeon, a genomic segment contains:
- a CDS encoding TATA-box-binding protein has translation MPVKKNTGKDFDPHENITVVNIVVSTSLEHDVPLEKMAATLSNTEYNPEQFPGLVIRIKEPKTSALIFSSGNVVCTGARSLEKVDESIQRIIESLEKIGIKIKIKPKINVQNIVASGNIGMDLNLNTLAMKLDNTEYEPEQFPGLVYKLMEAKATFLLFSNGKIVCTGTKSEEMVHKAVDMLIENLLKLKK, from the coding sequence ATGCCCGTAAAAAAGAACACCGGCAAAGACTTTGACCCACACGAGAACATCACAGTTGTGAATATTGTTGTTTCTACCAGTTTAGAACATGATGTTCCTTTGGAGAAGATGGCAGCTACATTATCAAATACGGAATACAACCCGGAACAGTTTCCAGGTCTTGTTATTAGAATAAAGGAACCTAAAACTTCTGCACTCATATTCAGTTCAGGAAATGTGGTTTGCACAGGAGCTAGAAGTTTAGAAAAAGTTGATGAAAGTATTCAAAGAATAATTGAAAGTCTTGAAAAAATAGGTATTAAAATTAAAATAAAACCTAAGATTAATGTTCAAAACATAGTTGCTTCAGGCAACATAGGGATGGATTTGAATTTGAATACGTTAGCAATGAAATTAGACAATACTGAATATGAACCTGAGCAGTTTCCAGGTCTTGTTTACAAATTAATGGAGGCTAAAGCGACATTTTTGTTGTTTAGCAACGGTAAAATTGTTTGTACAGGAACAAAATCAGAAGAAATGGTTCATAAAGCAGTAGATATGTTAATTGAAAATTTGCTAAAATTAAAGAAATAA